Proteins found in one Triticum urartu cultivar G1812 chromosome 4, Tu2.1, whole genome shotgun sequence genomic segment:
- the LOC125554414 gene encoding uncharacterized protein LOC125554414 yields the protein MPYEGPFRVVVVNLDMNEDDGDCVAHVCVSSPVTAEWSEPGSDSHFDGWSKPCSALHLVIADPLIDSLPPVLVDNALHFRLTFDDERVGILKYDLSSNCLSLIDAPLTRPAIVWPAILMAMEDGSLGLAHLGGLILHLWSRQIGSHGVASWTQRKVIDLKELLPIQNPKKRISVIGSVEGHDIIFVTIDLGIYEINLKTLRWKKLWKRENFRSLIPYMSFYNRQEKVTPCKPLTTYA from the exons ATGCCATATGAGGGCCCCTTCCGGGTTGTCGTCGTCAACCTGGACATGAATGAGGATGATGGTGATTGTGTTGCACATGTGTGTGTGTCCTCGCCCGTGACGGCCGAGTGGAGCGAGCCGGGCTCTGATTCTCATTTTGATGGATGGAGCAAGCCGTGCTCTGCTCTTCATCTTGTTATAGCCGATCCGCTCATTGATTCACTGCCTCCTGTCCTCGTCGACAACGCACTTCACTTCAGGCTTACGTTTGATGATGAGCGTGTAGGGATTCTCAAGTACGACTTGAGCTCTAATTGCTTATCACTGATTGATGCGCCGCTTACGAGGCCGGCCATTGTCTGGCCCGCTATCCTCATGGCAATGGAGGATGGCAGCTTGGGGTTGGCACACTTGGGTGGGTTAATCCTCCACCTATGGTCAAGACAGATAGGTTCCCACGGAGTTGCGTCATGGACTCAGCGTAAAGTCATCGATCTCAAGGAACTTCTCCCCATTCAAAATCCCAAGAAAAGAATTAGCGTTATTGGGTCTGTGGAAGGCCATGATATCATTTTCGTGACCATAGATCTTGGCATCTACGAGATTAATTTGAAGACACTACGGTGGAAGAAGCTATGGAAGAGAGAAAATTTCCGCTCTTTGATTCCATACATGAGCTTCTACAATCGGCAAG AAAAGGTGACGCCCTGCAAGCCATTGACAACATATGCTTGA